A genome region from Amblyraja radiata isolate CabotCenter1 chromosome 2, sAmbRad1.1.pri, whole genome shotgun sequence includes the following:
- the LOC116967864 gene encoding cholecystokinin-like isoform X2: MNSGICVCVLLAVLSSGGLARPDGGTERDGERPHGPLHQRPLREAPYYGHLKPKLNSEQGPGLVALLTTYLHKDSTGSRAGTVRSVDASHRITNRDYMGWMDFGRRGAEDYDYPS, from the exons ATGAACAGCGGGATCTGCGTGTGCGTGCTTCTGGCCGTGCTGTCCTCTGGCGGCCTGGCGCGGCCGGACGGCGGCACCGAGAGGGACGGGGAGCGGCCGCACGGACCCCTGCACCAGCGGCCCCTGAGAGAAGCACCTTACTACGGCCACCTGAAGCCCAAGCTGAACAGCGAGCAGGGACCCGGCCTAGTGGCCTTGCTGACCACCTACCTGCACAAAGACAGCACTG GATCGCGGGCTGGGACAGTCCGCAGCGTGGATGCCTCCCACAGGATCACCAACAGGGACTACATGGGGTGGATGGACTTCGGGCGGCGCGGCGCGGAGGATTACGATTACCCCTCATAA
- the LOC116967864 gene encoding cholecystokinin-like isoform X1, whose protein sequence is MGAVINPAPGYKRTVPTSSTHPAQRRQHSNSAGGHLPAAMNSGICVCVLLAVLSSGGLARPDGGTERDGERPHGPLHQRPLREAPYYGHLKPKLNSEQGPGLVALLTTYLHKDSTGSRAGTVRSVDASHRITNRDYMGWMDFGRRGAEDYDYPS, encoded by the exons ATGGGCGCAGTTATAAACCCCGCTCCCGGCTACAAGCGCACAGTCCCGACCAGCTCAACACACCCGGCACAGCGCAGGCAACACAGC aactcagcgg GCGGTCATTTACCTGCAGCGATGAACAGCGGGATCTGCGTGTGCGTGCTTCTGGCCGTGCTGTCCTCTGGCGGCCTGGCGCGGCCGGACGGCGGCACCGAGAGGGACGGGGAGCGGCCGCACGGACCCCTGCACCAGCGGCCCCTGAGAGAAGCACCTTACTACGGCCACCTGAAGCCCAAGCTGAACAGCGAGCAGGGACCCGGCCTAGTGGCCTTGCTGACCACCTACCTGCACAAAGACAGCACTG GATCGCGGGCTGGGACAGTCCGCAGCGTGGATGCCTCCCACAGGATCACCAACAGGGACTACATGGGGTGGATGGACTTCGGGCGGCGCGGCGCGGAGGATTACGATTACCCCTCATAA